The region CAGCGAGCGGCGATTTGCCGCTCACTAATCAACAATCCACAAATCGTCTTTGGCGACGAACCGACGGGTGCCTTAAACTCAAAGGCTACAGGAGAGGTCATGGATATTCTAGCGGATATCAATAACGAAGGTACAACCATTCTGCTGGTGACGCATGACGCAAAGGTGGCAGCAAAAACCGAACGAGTGCTGTTTATGATAGATGGAAAGATTGTTAGTAAAAAGATTATTGGCAAATATCAGAAAGAAAAAGGTAACATAAAAGAACGTGAAAACCAACTTTCCTCATGGCTCTTACAGTTGGGATTTTAACTATAAAAAGTCATTGTATTTTTAATGGAATAAGAAAATGGTAGAAATAATAAATAACTCACATCTGATATGATATAGATAAATCAGATGGGAGTTATTGTTATTAATTTTTCTAATTTCACTAATAAATTTCCTTAACAATCTGTGAAACACCCTCTTCAATATGCTCCTCATCTACATTTGAGACGTTAATCTTTATTATGGAATCATTTATGGGGAAGGACTTTAAATAATTATTATTTACACCATCTACTAGTATTGACTTTCTTCTTAAACGGTTAATAACTTTTTCGCACGATATCCGCTTATCCAATTCAACATAGGTATGCACACATATATTTTTTACAGGAGTATATTTAAATAAATTCTGATTGGATTGGTTCAAATTATTTTTCAACGCAGTAGTTAAACATTTGGATCTTAAATAGTATGCTGCGTTCATTTTTTCTTTGTGTTTTTCAAACATACCGCTATTAATATAGATTTCCAATGCAGCTTGGGAAAGCATTGAGCTGTCTACATCAAGTATTCTTTTATAACTGCTGAATACGTTGATCAGACTATCAGGGATTACGGCAATACCAATCCTCAAACCTGGGAATATTATCTTTGAATAGCTCTTTAAATAGATTACATTTTTTGAATTATCATAGGAATATATAGGATCGGCTTTTGAGTTCTGCTCAAAATCAACCAGATAATCATCTTCTACAATAAATACATCGTATTTTTGCGCCAGTTTTAAGATTTCATATTTCTCTTTTTGTGAATAGGAAGTGCCCAAAGGATTGTGATATCTTGGCATGGTATAGAAAAATTTTATGTTTTCCTCTTGAAATAATCTTTCTAATTCTGTAAAGTTAATTCCCTCACTGGTTCGTCTTATGCCTATGACCGGTATCTGCATTGTTTGCAATGCTTCAATGAATAAATGGTACCCTGGTTGCTCAAGCAATATAGTTTGCTTATTATTCGGAAAAGGAAGTGCGGCTAAGATGGACAATGCCTGCTGAACACCTGAGGTTATAAAGATATTTTCCTTACTAGTAAACACTTGGTAATTTGCCAGCTGCTTTTGTATTACATCGACTAAGGAAGGCAATCCTTTTGGTGTTCCATAGATAAAAAGGTCATTTTTATAAATATCAATTGCTTGATTAATACAATGCTGAAAATCTAGATATGGAAATACAGCAGGATCAGGGGCAGAAGATGAAAAATTGAATTTTGGCACCTTCCCATGGTCGGAGACATTCTTTGTAGTCACAACATAATATCCGCTTTTGGGTAGGGAATAAATTACATGTTTTCTTTCTAATTCGTTTAGTGCACTAATCACAGTACTTTTATTGCAATTGTAGATCTCGGATAAACTACGTATCGAAGGAATTTTTTCACCCTGCTTATAAATACCGCTTTTTATCTTAGTTTCAATTTCATTTAATAAAGTTAAATACTTATACATAGACATATCCCCTCCATTTCTGTACCGGTACACATTGATTTAATTTCCATAGTAACATAACCTAAATTATATTAAAATAGAAATGTGAAACAAAGATATTAGATAGGAGATTAACATATGAAAAATAATAATACGAAAGCATATTTTGCGGCTATATTAAACGCCTTGATTATAGGATTATCCTTTCTCTTTACAAAGTTAGCATTAAATGTGACTAACCCGCTGAATATTCTGGCACATAGGTTTACGGTGTCATTTATTGCTGCCTCTGTACCGGTTTTACTTGGATGGATTAAGCTGAATATCAGCAGAAAGGACATACTTTCTATTTTACCTCTCGCATTATTTTACCCTGCGCTCTTTTTTTCATTTCAAGCTTTTGGGCTAGTTTATATATCTTCCTCTGAGGCCGGTATTATTCAAGCTATAGTACCTGTCTTTACCATGATTCTAGCAACTATTTTTCTAGGAGAAAACATTAACTTATTACAAAAGATTTCTCTGATGTTGTCAGTTGGAGGAGTAATCTATATATTTCTAATGAAGGGTATAAACTTAGGATCTGCAAGTTTTGCAGGAATTGTACTGATTGTATTATCCGCATTTTCTTCCGCCTGCTATAATGTGATGGCAAGGAAAAAAACAAAAAAATACAAGCCAGCGGATTTAAGCTATATTATGATTGTGATTGGATTTTTAAGTTTTAACACAATATCCGTTGCGGATAACATGATTAGGGGAACCTTAGCTGATTATTTTGTACCTTTAACAAAGCCTATATTTTTAATTTCAATTTTATATTTGGGTATATTATCATCATTGATAACATCTTTGTTAGCAAATTATTCATTATCAAAAATGGATGCAACTAAGATGAGCGTATTTGCTAATTTATCTACATTAATTACCATGATTGCAGGAGTCATCTTTTTGCATGAGGAATTAAAAAGCTATCATGCTATCGGGGCAATTATGATTATTATAGGAATCATCGGTACGAACTTCTTAGGTAGTAAGAAATACAAATATTGAGGTAAAATAATAACAATTTATATAGTAGACAGGAACATTTGCTGGGGCAAGTCCATTTATAATGGTACTTGCCCATTCTTGTAGCTAATTTTAACAAACATTTTGCAAATCAATTCAAACAAAAGTTTAGTAAACATTATTTTATTAAAATCTATGTAAAATTTAAAAAACTGATAATAAAAGTAAAAAACAAAACAAAAATTCACATAGGAAGAAAATATTACATATATTTTACTTAAAAAACACTTGAAAATTTACTAAATTAATATATTATAAATAGTGTATAGATTATACGGTAAATCATTAGGAGGATAATGTTTATGAGAAAGAAGATCATGAGTTCTTTACTGGCTCTAACAATGGTAGCAACACTATTTACAGGTTGCGGCGCAAAAAAGGATGGGGGAAGTGCAAATGAATCTGGTAATAAGAACATTGATAAATTAAGTGTTTACTTTGTTCCTTCAAGAGAGCCAGCAGAAATTGTTACAGCTACAGAACCATTAAAAGAGATGTTAAAGACTGAACTTGCGAAAGAAGGTTATGACATTGCTGACGTAGATATTACCGTTGGTACAAGTTATGAAGCAGTTGGTGAAGCATTATCTGCAGGTACAGCTGATATTGGATTAATTCCAGGTGGAACCTATGTATTATATGATGATGGTGCTGAAGTTTTATTAACAGCAACTCGTGATGGTTTAAATAAAGATTTTGATAACGCGAAAGATTGGAACGATGGAAAAGCTACAGAAGCATCTACAAATCAAGCAGTATCTTACCGTGCATTAATGATCGCTGGCCCTTCTGAAAAAGGACAAGCATTAGCCGCAAAAGTAAATGCAGGTGAAGAGTTAACTTGGGAAGATTTAGATGCAGTAAATTGGAGTGTAATGTCCTCCTCTTCACCAGCTGGATATATCTATCCTTCTTTATGGTTACAAGATAAGTACGGTAAGGGAATCACTGATTTATCTCATGCAGTTCAATCAGATTCTTATGGTAGTGCAATGGCTCGTTTAGCAGCTGGACAAGTGGATGTCTTATTAACCTATGCAGATGCAAGACGTGACTATGCAGAAAAATGGAGTAGTGAATATAACCGTGCTGCTTCTATTTGGGAAGAAACAAATGTAATTGGCGTTACAGCACCAATCTTCAATGATACAGTATCTGTTAGCAAGAATTCCGCTAAAATGGATGATGCATTTAAGAAAGCTATTCAAAATGCCTTCATTAACATTGGTAACACAGAAGAAGGTAAAAAAGTAATTGCTATTTACAGTCATATGGGTTATCAACCAGCAAAAGATTCTGATTATGATAATGAACGTGCTGCACAAAAGTTAATTCAAGAATTAAATCAGTAATCTGCCTATAATAGATTACTATAGAAACGATAACTTAGAAGAAATCAGGGATGAGAGTGTACTACCTTATCCCTGAATTTATGTGGAGTTATGGGTAATTACGAAGATAAGTAATAACCCCTCATTTTGGAGGTATTTATGATAGAATTTAGACATGTAAATAAGGTTTATCCCAATGGAGTACGAGGGTTAGATGATGTGTCACTTAAAATAGAACAAGGTGAGTTTGTAGCGATTATTGGATTATCAGGAGCAGGAAAATCTACGCTAATCCGTTCTATTAATCGTATGCATGAAATTTCATCTGGAGATTTACTTGTTAATGGTGTAGAGGTTAAAACCTTAAAAGGAAAGAGCTTGCGTAAATTTAGAAGAGGCATTGGAATGATATTTCAATCCTTTAACTTAGTAACGAGAACTACAGTTATAAAAAATGTTTTAACAGCAAATGTTCCTGACATGTCTTTTATTAGAGTTCTGTTTGGTTTATTTACAAAGCAGCAAAAAGTAGAAGCGTTAGAAGCACTAGATAAGGTAGGAATTCTTGGAAAGGCATATAACAGAGTAGATCAGTTATCGGGTGGACAGCAACAGCGTGTTGCTTTAGCACGTACGTTAGCTCAGAATCCTGAAATTATATTAGCGGATGAGCCGGTAGCAGCGCTAGATCCTGTGACAGCAAGACAGGTAATGAGTGATTTTAAAAAGATTAATGAGGATATGAATATATCTGTTTTAATCAATATTCACCATGTTGAACTTGCACTTGAGTATGCAACCAGGGTAATAGGAATTCGTTCCGGTAAAATCGTATACGATGGTCCAGCATCTTTAGTAAACCAGGAGGTACTTACCGCAATCTATGGAAATGAACTTCCAATTGATGTGGAGGAAACTGCATGAAACTATATGATAAGATCCTAAAACCAAAGGAAATGACCATAGCTAACGGTAAAAAAGTATTAGAATACCGCAGCAGAACGCCACTTATCCTAATTCTTATCCTCATTGCTACTGCAATTTCTGTTAAGATTACAGGTTTTGATTTGTCTGTTCTTATGAAGCGAGGAAATGAGTTTTTTGTCATTCTTAGTAAGATGTTTCCGCCTAAGACTTCCTATATGCCAAGTGTGTGGAAGCCACTATTTGATACGATTAAAATGTCATTATTAGGTTCTGTCATTGGAGCTGTACTTGCGATACCATTTGCAATTATTGCCTCAAGCAACATAGTTAAGAACCGTTTCATTTTATGGGTGGTACGTTTATTTCTAAGTATTGTACGTACGGTACCTACTTTAGTATCTGCGTTAATAGCAACTTATATTTTTGGACTTGGAACCTTCGCAGGTATGATAGCGATTGCAATCTTTACGTTTGCATACATTGGAAAACAATTATTTGAACAAATTGAGACAGTAGATATGGGCGCTTATGAGGCTATGGAAGCTATGGGTGCAAATAAATTATCTGCATTTACTACTGCAATTGTTCCACAAGTACTTCCGGCTTATTTATCGACTAGTTTATTCTGCTTTGAAGGAAATGTCCGTTATGCAGCGATTCTAGGTTATGTTGGTGCGGGTGGACTTGGACTTATCTTAAATGAGAAAATTGGCTGGAGACAATATGATAATGTAGGTATGATATTAGTTATGCTGTTTGTTACCGTTATTATTATTGAAGTAATTAGCCATTATTTACGTAAGAAACTGACGTAAGGAGGAAACAGTAAATGAATGATGCAGTTCGAAGACAGATGGAAAAAGAACCAAAAAAGTGGATTTATAAGGTTATGGTTGCACTCATTGTAGTAGCTTTACTTGTTTGGTCAGGGACTACGGTTAAATTAGATAGTATGCAAGGAAGCGGATTTGCGATAGCAAAGAATATTATTTCAGGTATTTTTCATCCTGATTTAGACCTTCTACTTAACTTTACAAAAACAGGTGTTGCTTATCTTTTATTAGAAACCATGTGTATTGCATTTCTTGGTACCATTGTAGGTGCAATTATAGCAATACCACTAGCGTTTATATCAGCTACCAATATTATGCCAAAATGGATTACCTTGATAGGTCGCTTCATTATCATAGCGATTCGTACTATTCCGACTTTTGTTTATGCGTTAATGTTTATTCGTGTAACAGGTGGTGGACCTTTTACCGGTTTGCTTACAATGTCGCTATGTTCAGTAGGTATGGTCTCTAAAATGTACATTGAGGCAATCGAAGATTTGGATACTCGCATCTTAGAATCTTTAGATGCAAGTGGTTGTAATACTTTCCAAAAAATACGCTATGGTATTTTGCCACAATTATTCTCCGATTTTATATCCACAATTATATATCGTTTTGATATGAATCTTCGTGATGCTACCGTATTAGGTTTAGTTGGTGCAGGTGGTATCGGTGCTCCGTTAATGTTCGCTATGAGTTCTTATCGTTGGAATGAAGTTGGTGCGATTTTAACTGGACTTATTGTTTTGATTCTTATTGTAGAATTCATCTCTACGAAGATTCGTGTTAAATTAGCAAGAGGATAAGGGGTTAACATCCCAACTATTTGAGGAATCTAAAATAAAATTCAGAAGGAATTTATTTTAGGTTCTTCTTTTCAATAAAGGGAGTGTGAAAAATCAAGATTTTTCACACACGAATTTGTGCTGTCTCCCAAATTCGCGGGATTGCGACAGAATTGAGGTTTTATGAAAGGAATGTGGTTTAGAATGGAAAGTAACAGAAGTTTAAAGATTTATTTTACCTCGGATATACATGGTTATATATTTCCTACCACCTATGACACAAAAGAGCAAAAGGAAATGGGGCTCTTAAATTGTATTAATAATTTTAAAAAAGATGAAAACACATTAATTATAGATGGAGGGGATTCTTTACAAGGCTCCCCTCTAGCGTACTATTGTCAGAAAAACGAGCCTACTACCTATCCGATGGCGGATGTAATGAATGCAGCAGGATATGACTTTATTACACTCGGAAATCATGATTTTAACTATGGGTATGAATATCTGAATGGATATTTAAAGAAGTTAGATGCAGTTTGTTTAAGTGAGAATGTAAAAGATGAATTAGGAGAATTACCGATTACAACATCTTTCATTAAAGTAATGGGAAATGGTCTTAAGGTTGGATTAGTCGGTATTGTTACAGATTATGTGAACTTGTGGGAACGTCCTGAGAATTTAAAACACATAAAAGTTACAGATCCGTTTCCAAAGATTAGGCAAGCTTATGAAAAGATGAAAAGTGAAGCGGATATTTGTATCTGTATCTATCACGGAGGCTTTGAGGAGGATTTAGAAACTGGGAAAAAACTCTCAAAAACCACCGAAAATATCGGGAATCGTATTTGCCGTGAACTGAAATTTGATTTACTTTTAACAGGGCACCAGCATATGCCATTAAAAGGACAATGGTTAAATGACACTTATATTGCGCAACCTCCTGCGAATGCTTTAAAATATATTGAGATTGAAGTGCAGGAAAGTAAAAATGGATTTGAAATAAGTTCAGATTTAAAAGAAGCCGGTGGAGTTTGTGATGAGGGTCTATATCAGAAACTATTACCGATAGAAGCGCGGGTACAAAAATGGTTAGATGGGCCGGTTGGATTCCTTCCACATCCTTTACTCCCTGATTTCCCACTTTCTATGGCTGTTCATGGAACACAAATAGCTGACTTTTTTAATCAGGTTCAACTAGAGAGTTCAGGGGCACAAATTTCCTGTACGAGCCTTGCAAATGAAGTTGCTGGTTTTAACCAGGAAGTAACCGTTCGAGATGTTATAGCCACTTATCGCTTCCCGAATATTTTAATCGTTCTTGAAGTAACTGGTGAAGTATTAAAACAAGCGCTTGAGAGAGTTGCTGAATATTTTGATATTGACTTAAAAGGGGATCTGTGTATCTCTGATTCATTTTTAAAACCCAAAGTAGAACATTATAATTATGACTTTTTTTCTGGAATCTGTTACAATATAGATGTTAAAAAACCAAAGGGCAATAGAGTAGAGTCCATCAATTATCAAGGAAAACGTATCGAAATGAATGATACTTTTACTTTATGTATGAATAATTACCGTGCAAGCGGTGCCGGTGGATATGAAATGTACCAAGGCGTTAAGGTTGTGAAAGAGATTCAGATCGAAATGCCAGAATTGATTCTACAATATTTTGAAAAACATCCTAAGGTCATCTTACAAAAAAACGGAGAATTCCATGTGAAATGGTAATTAGTAACTACTAATCAACTCCAGAAAGTGGTCTTTATGAAGCATTTACTAGAAAATTCTCATAGGATTTTAACTGGTGGTCATCGTGGGTGTACTTGTATGTATCAAGAAAATACCTTAAAAGCGATGAAAGAAGGGATAAAAAGGGGAGCAGATTATCTAGAAATTGATATTCTGTACACAAAAGATAATAAAATTGTTATTTATCATGATACTTGTTTCAAAGAGACGCTTCCATTGTGTGGGGCTGTAAAGGACTACACTTTAGAAGAGCTTAGAGAGCGCATAGATATCAATACATTGGAGGAGGTCTTAACTTGGGGACGAGAAAATAATGTATTTTTTGGCCTTGAGCTAAAAGAGATACCCGTAACGATGTATGAAAAAAGCAGACAAATGCTACCTTCCTTAATCTCCTGTATAAAAGAACATGATATGTTAGATCAAGTCTTTGTCTTTGGGGCGAACTATAAAGTATTAAAAGAGTTAAAAGTATTGGAAAAACAGATAACCATTGGAATTATAGTTCCTTTTGTACCATTAGATCCAGTTACAATGATGAAAGAGATGGATGCACTTATTTATTTATCCTACGTAAATAACTTAACACCTGAGATTGTAAATAATCTGAAACAGAATGGTTATTACATTGATGGTTCTACAGTGAAAACGAAGCAAACTATGGAACTTGCTATAAGTCTTGGAGTTGACATGGTAGAAGTAGATGATCCAGATCAATGGAAGGATGTTTTAGATAAAAAAGAGAATAGGAAAGTGGGTGTGTAGATGGCAACCTTATTAGATATTGCAAACCTGGCTGGGGTGTCAAAGTCTACCGTATCAAGGGCGTTACGAGAAGACCCAACACTTGATATTGGGGGAGAAACAAGGAAAAAGATATTTGAAATAGCAGAGAAGTTAGACTATAAGGTAAAAAAAGAAAAGTTACTGACAGAAAGGCCAGTGTTTGTAATTGTTCATAAAGACACCCACTTTATCAATCAGATAGATAACGCATATTATTTTTCTGCACGTACCGGTATTGAAGAAATCTGTTATCAGAAAAACATACAATTTTCTTTTATACCGATTGGATTTTTAGAATCATTTACAAAGCCTGTGGATGGCGCATTACTTTTAGGAAATTTTACAAAAAAGCAAGTTGATTTTATATGTGATCGGTTAAAAACAGATAATATTGTATGTTTGTCTAAAATGAATTACTATCCGGATAAGATAGACTGGATTACCTATAATATTAGTGATTGTGTTACCATGGCAATGAAGCATTTGTACGATTTGGGCCATAGAGAAGTTGCCTATTTTGGTGGATACGATGAAGAAGATACAACAGAATCCTATAGTAAGCTATACTATTTTAAAAAATTTATTAATGAGCATAGTGATGTTAAGTGCTTGGGAATTATGGAAGGAGAACATGGTTCAGAAAGTGGATTTCAGATGATGCAATCGTGGTTCGGGCAAGAGAAACCGATACCTCCTGCAATTTTTGTATCAAATGATCCAATTGCGATTGGAATTAGCCATGTTTTAAATGAACGAGGAATTACAATTCCTTCTACGACTTCAATGATTTCAATCAATGGAGACAGCCCGGGAAAGATTGCGTATCCGCCTCTTACAACCATTGATATTCACACATATGAAATGGGAAAAGAAGCAATAATAAGTTTAGAGGATCGATTGTTGTTTAAACGTAATTTTACTAAAAAAATAGAGGTACAGGCAACACTAATTTGCAGAAGTAGTGTAGCGGTGAAAATAAAATAAATATTTTTTAAAGATCAATAATTTTAACTTTGATTGTTTGTCCTTTGAAATCAATGATTTTGACTTTGGTTGTTTGTTCTTTAAAATCAATGATTTTGACTTTAGTTATTTGTCCTTGAGATCAATGGCTTTCGATTTTAGTTGTTTGCCTTTGATAAATTGAATGAATAATTCTCCTATCCTATTGGAATTGCATCATAATAGAGGTATACTTATAGAAACAATATTTTATTTCCTGAGGAGGATATGAATGAAAGCAAAGAAATATGGGATAATTTTCAGCCTTTTAGTCTTTATCATATTAAGTGTATATTCAGTAAAAGTACATGCTGCTGAAGATGCAATTCCCTCTATTCAAATCAAAGTTATTCTAAATAAAGATGGTTCTGCTATCATTACAGAAGTTTGGGAAGTGAAAGGGGTATCCAGTGGTACCGAATATTATAAAGCACTCAATAACATGGAGGGTAGGAAAGTACATTCCTTTTCGGTACGTGAATCCGGAAGACTTTATACCGCTTTGGATAAGTGGAATACAAAACTTTCAAGAGAAGAAAAAAAGGGTACTAGTGGTATTTTAAAAAAGTCAGATGGGTATGAGTTGTGCTGGGGAATTGGAGACTATGGTGATCATACTTATTCTTTGCAATATACGATAGATAACTTAGTACAAAATTATGGTGAATATGCAGGTTTTTATCATCAGTTTATTTCAAAACTTTCTAGTGCCCCAAAAGCCATAGCGATATCAATTCAAATGGAAGATGAGGCCTTTAATCAAGAGAATGCCCGTATTTGGAGGTATGGATTTGATGGGAAGGTAGCAATTCAAAGTAATGGAAGCCTAACAGTAATTTCAAATAAGGCATTAGCTGGTAAAGATTATGTCAATGTTCTATGTCGCTTTGATCAAAGACTCTTTCCAAACGCTGCTGTCGCTAAAATTTCTTTTGAGGAGCTACAAAACACTGCCAATGATAAGGATATAAATCCATTGATAGTGGTTTTGATTATTTTTGGGTTTATTGGTGGAGGTATTGGCTTAATCGGATTTTTTTATTCAAGATTTAAGCTTTCTGATAATACCGTAGTTCGGTTACCAAGCACTAAAAAAATAAATATCAATTACTCCATTCCTTTTGGTGGGAATATTCCTGCAATTTATGCTGCCCTTAAATTACTTCGACAAGGAATTTCCTATAATCAGCTTATGGGAGCCTATCTAATTCTTTGGCAAGAAGCGAATTACATTAGTATTGATAAACGAACAAAAAAATCTAAAATGGAAGAATCTATCCTATTTAAATCAGAACATATTTCAGCAACTACAATCGAGCTATTATTATTTGATTTATTAATGGAAGAAGTTGATCACGATAATATACTTTGGTCTTCTGATATTATTAAAAATGCAACTAACATTTCTCAAAAACTAAAACTATGGGAAAAAGAAGTTAATAACGAGGGCATAAAAGAATTAAGTCGGTTAGGTGTGGTAGAAGAGAATAAGGGTACAATACGATTTACTAGCCAAGGC is a window of Lachnoclostridium phytofermentans ISDg DNA encoding:
- a CDS encoding DUF2207 domain-containing protein codes for the protein MKAKKYGIIFSLLVFIILSVYSVKVHAAEDAIPSIQIKVILNKDGSAIITEVWEVKGVSSGTEYYKALNNMEGRKVHSFSVRESGRLYTALDKWNTKLSREEKKGTSGILKKSDGYELCWGIGDYGDHTYSLQYTIDNLVQNYGEYAGFYHQFISKLSSAPKAIAISIQMEDEAFNQENARIWRYGFDGKVAIQSNGSLTVISNKALAGKDYVNVLCRFDQRLFPNAAVAKISFEELQNTANDKDINPLIVVLIIFGFIGGGIGLIGFFYSRFKLSDNTVVRLPSTKKININYSIPFGGNIPAIYAALKLLRQGISYNQLMGAYLILWQEANYISIDKRTKKSKMEESILFKSEHISATTIELLLFDLLMEEVDHDNILWSSDIIKNATNISQKLKLWEKEVNNEGIKELSRLGVVEENKGTIRFTSQGFDKTIMILGLKKYLSELTNQSEEVNNELWGDYLVIAAMFNMGEKVLKAFENIDKSYYNGFVNHYGCNAYSMFYFMSMTSHISNSTVMNAGGTGGSTFSSGGGGFSGGGGGGSR